A stretch of the Musa acuminata AAA Group cultivar baxijiao unplaced genomic scaffold, Cavendish_Baxijiao_AAA HiC_scaffold_1117, whole genome shotgun sequence genome encodes the following:
- the LOC135666646 gene encoding SWI/SNF complex component SNF12 homolog, whose amino-acid sequence MASNNNNQPRGVGGPPPLGNPGMASPASANQPPHLRPPPPPGSSPFQGLFHSQAHPQAQPQVHSPFQIQMGSQSQVGLLGSNSPSFSTPGLSSGPKRLPQKPPARPPAPISAAASPIIKAADITAAARRKKRRLPEKQLPDRVAALLPESALYTQLLEFEARVDAALARKKIDIQEALRSPPSMQRTLRIYVFNTFANQTRMIPEPMEPPSWSLKIVGRILEDGVDPDPAGALPKPNPMYPKFSSFFRRVTIALDPSLYPENPTIVWEQARSPVPQEGFEVKRRGDKEFTASIRLEMNYNPEKFRLSPPLMEVLGIEVDTRARIIAGIWQYVKAKKLQSTTDSSYFACDPPLKKIFGEDKMKFAMVSQKISHHLYPPQPIHLEHKIRLSGNGAVGNACYDVLVDVPFPLQKEMSAFLANTEKHRDIEACDEVICASIKKIHEHRRRRAFFLGFSQSPVEFINTLIASQSRDLKLVAGEASRNAERERRSDFYNQPWVEDAVIRYLNRKPAAGNDAPGST is encoded by the exons ATGGCGTCGAACAACAACAACCAGCCACGTGGTGTCGGCGGCCCGCCACCGCTAGGGAACCCTGGAATGGCCTCACCGGCGTCGGCTAACCAGCCGCCCCATCTCCGCCCCCCGCCGCCGCCGGGTTCTTCCCCTTTCCAGGGTCTCTTCCACTCCCAAGCGCATCCGCAGGCCCAGCCGCAAGTACACTCCCCTTTCCAGATTCAGATGGGTTCGCAATCCCAGGTCGGTTTGCTCGGTTCCAACTCCCCCTCCTTCTCCACGCCTGGTTTGTCGAGCGGCCCTAAACGGCTTCCTCAGAAGCCCCCAGCGCGGCCCCCGGCCCCCATTTCTGCCGCCGCCAGCCCAATCATCAAGGCCGCCGATATAACCGCTGCCGCCCGGAGGAAGAAGCGCAGACTTCCGGAGAAGCAGTTGCCCGACCGAGTCGCTGCCCTCTTGCCCGAGTCTGCCCTCTATACCCAGTTGCTTGAGTTCGAGGCCCGGGTCGATGCGGCCCTCGCGAGGAAGAAGATCGATATCCAAGAAGCTCTGAGAAGCCCGCCTTCCATGCAGAGGACGCTTAGAATTTATGTCTTCAATACCTTCGCCAACCAGACGCGGATGATCCCTGAGCCCATGGAGCCTCCCTCTTGGTCACTGAAGATCGTCGGAAGGATCTTGGAGGATGGGGTCGACCCTGATCCTGCTGGTGCGCTGCCTAAGCCCAACCCCATGTATCCCAAGTTCTCATCGTTTTTTAGGAGGGTTACGATCGCATTGGACCCATCACTCTACCCGGAGAACCCCACGATCGTGTGGGAGCAGGCACGCTCCCCGGTGCCGCAGGAGGGCTTTGAGGTCAAGAGAAGGGGGGATAAAGAGTTCACAGCTAGTATAAGGCTTGAGATGAATTACAATCCTGAGAAGTTCAGATTGTCACCTCCGCTGATGGAGGTGCTTGGGATCGAGGTTGATACACGAGCTAGAATTATTGCTGGGATATGGCAGTATGTGAAGGCGAAGAAATTGCAGAGCACTACAGATTcttcctattttgcttgtgatccaCCCTTGAAGAAGATATTTGGAGAAGACAAGATGAAGTTTGCTATGGTGTCGCAGAAGATCTCACATCATTTGTATCCACCACAACCCATTCACTTGGAGCATAAGATTAGGCTTTCAGGAAATGGGGCTGTGGGCAATGCCTGCTATGATGTGCTAGTTGATGTTCCATTTCCGCTGCAGAAGGAAATGTCAGCTTTCCTTGCCAACACAGAGAAACACAGAGATATCGAAGCTTGTGATGAAGTAATATGCGCTTCTATCAAGAAGATTCATGAGCATCGTAGGAGAAGGGCTTTCTTTCTTGGATTCAGTCAATCTCCTGTAGAGTTCATAAACACTCTGATTGCTTCTCAGAGTAGGGACTTGAAACTGGTTGCAGGTGAAGCAAGTCGGAATGCTGAGAGGGAACGCCGTTCTGACTTCTATAACCAACCATG GGTTGAAGATGCTGTCATCCGATATCTCAATCGCAAACCTGCAGCTGGCAACGATGCTCCTGGTAGCACATGA